The Sphingomonas sanxanigenens DSM 19645 = NX02 genome includes a region encoding these proteins:
- a CDS encoding PaaI family thioesterase: MTEPTEAAAGGALPSAFDPAAFMRMTRRYGHGAAVGIRYDAHGADWVQLAFDWKPDLVGEPATGVIASGPILTLMDTATSMAIWAKLDRFIPQATLDLRVDYLRPATPHRTVIGRGQCYRVTRSIAFVRGQAHDGDPADPIAHVVGTFMFLEDRG, from the coding sequence ATGACCGAACCGACCGAAGCCGCTGCCGGCGGCGCGTTGCCATCCGCTTTCGATCCGGCAGCCTTCATGCGCATGACGCGACGCTACGGTCATGGTGCGGCTGTGGGCATCCGCTATGACGCGCATGGCGCGGATTGGGTGCAGCTCGCCTTCGACTGGAAACCCGACCTGGTGGGCGAGCCGGCCACCGGCGTCATCGCGTCGGGGCCGATCCTGACCTTGATGGATACCGCCACCAGCATGGCGATCTGGGCGAAGCTCGACCGCTTCATTCCGCAGGCGACGCTCGACCTGCGCGTCGACTATCTCCGCCCGGCGACGCCGCACCGCACCGTGATCGGCCGTGGCCAATGCTATCGCGTCACCCGCTCGATCGCGTTCGTGCGCGGCCAGGCGCATGATGGCGATCCCGCCGATCCGATCGCCCATGTCGTGGGCACCTTCATGTTTCTGGAGGATCGGGGATGA
- a CDS encoding ABC transporter permease/substrate-binding protein: MALALDRLPPLLADHVLLCAAALGLALLVSVPLGLAAAHRPRFAAILLGIASVIQTIPGLALLALFYPILLAFSSAVGGGIPALGFLPSLLALSLYAVLPMLRNIVAGINGIDPALVEAADGVGMTGRQKLLLVEAPLAAPVVMAGIRVAAVWTIGAATLSTTVGQPSLGDLIFSGLQTQDWSTVLVGCIAAALLALLVDTLLGLIEHAIARRKRGRALVAAVLILVGIGWAAAPLLAPRQDSVVVGAKNFSEQFILARLIGQRLERAGYRVTYREGLGSAVAFSALAAGDVDVYVDYGGTIWTGPMKRSDNPPRAAMLAEIGRWSRAEHGVGLVGPLGFENAYALAVRGADARRLGLASIADLARAAPNMTLGADLEFLDRTEWRAIERAYGLRFRARRAYAPSFMYRALASRQADVISAFSSDGRIAADRLVVLADPRRATPAYDAMMLVSPAHTDDARFLAALRPLVGAVPVTAMREANYRVDRDSDKQTPEAAARWLDGEIGGGK, translated from the coding sequence ATGGCGCTCGCACTCGACCGGCTGCCGCCCTTGCTGGCCGATCATGTGCTGCTGTGCGCCGCCGCGCTGGGGCTGGCGCTGCTGGTCAGCGTGCCGCTCGGCCTTGCCGCCGCGCACCGGCCGCGCTTTGCCGCGATCCTGCTCGGCATCGCCTCGGTCATTCAGACGATCCCCGGGCTGGCGCTGCTCGCACTCTTCTATCCGATCCTGCTCGCATTCTCCTCGGCGGTCGGCGGGGGCATACCCGCGCTTGGTTTTCTGCCCTCGCTGCTGGCGCTGTCGCTCTATGCGGTGCTGCCGATGCTGCGCAACATCGTCGCCGGCATCAACGGCATCGATCCGGCGCTGGTCGAGGCGGCGGACGGCGTGGGCATGACCGGGCGGCAGAAGCTGCTGCTCGTCGAGGCGCCACTGGCGGCGCCCGTGGTGATGGCCGGCATCCGCGTCGCCGCGGTGTGGACGATCGGCGCGGCGACGCTCTCCACCACCGTCGGCCAGCCGAGCCTGGGCGATCTCATCTTCAGCGGATTGCAGACGCAGGACTGGTCGACGGTGCTGGTCGGCTGCATCGCCGCGGCCCTGCTCGCGCTGCTGGTCGATACGTTGCTGGGGCTGATCGAGCATGCAATCGCGCGGCGGAAGCGCGGCCGGGCGCTGGTCGCGGCGGTGCTGATCCTCGTCGGCATCGGCTGGGCGGCAGCGCCGTTGCTGGCACCGCGGCAGGACAGCGTCGTCGTCGGCGCCAAGAATTTCTCCGAACAGTTCATCCTTGCACGGCTGATCGGCCAGCGGCTGGAGCGCGCCGGCTACCGCGTCACCTATCGGGAGGGGCTGGGCTCGGCGGTGGCGTTCAGCGCGCTCGCGGCGGGGGATGTCGACGTCTATGTCGATTATGGCGGCACGATCTGGACCGGGCCGATGAAGCGCAGCGACAATCCGCCGCGCGCGGCGATGCTGGCGGAGATCGGCCGCTGGAGCCGCGCCGAACATGGCGTCGGGCTGGTCGGGCCACTCGGCTTCGAAAATGCCTATGCACTGGCGGTGCGCGGCGCCGATGCGCGGCGGCTGGGGCTCGCCAGCATCGCCGATCTTGCCCGCGCCGCACCGAACATGACCCTGGGGGCCGACCTCGAGTTTCTCGACCGCACCGAATGGCGCGCGATCGAGCGTGCCTATGGCCTGCGCTTCCGCGCCCGCCGCGCCTATGCGCCCAGCTTCATGTACCGCGCGCTGGCGAGCCGCCAGGCGGACGTGATCTCGGCCTTCTCGTCGGATGGTCGCATCGCCGCCGATCGCCTCGTCGTGCTCGCCGATCCCCGCCGCGCGACGCCTGCCTACGACGCGATGATGCTGGTCTCCCCCGCCCATACCGACGATGCGCGCTTCCTGGCTGCCCTCCGGCCGCTGGTGGGCGCAGTTCCGGTAACGGCGATGCGCGAGGCGAATTATCGCGTCGATCGAGACAGCGACAAGCAGACGCCGGAGGCGGCGGCGCGGTGGCTGGACGGGGAGATTGGCGGGGGGAAGTAG
- a CDS encoding ATP-binding cassette domain-containing protein: MAEAATHGPEVAFDGVGKAFGAIAAVDDVTLTIAAGSFVALVGASGSGKSTLLKTINRLVEPDRGTVSIDRRPVGEGPAFRLRRRIGYVFQNVGLFPHMSVAENIAIGLRIEGRAAADAEIAAALDRVGLDAAMAARMPDQLSGGQRQRVGVARALATAPGLMLMDEPFGALDPVTRDQLGTVYRALHERLRLTTILVTHDMAEALLLADRVLVMARGRIVADALPADLLAGRAGAEADALVAVPRAQAERLHALQNEGAVGRG; the protein is encoded by the coding sequence ATGGCAGAGGCTGCAACCCATGGGCCCGAGGTCGCGTTCGACGGCGTCGGCAAGGCATTCGGCGCGATCGCCGCTGTCGACGACGTCACCCTCACCATCGCCGCCGGCAGCTTCGTGGCGCTGGTCGGCGCCTCCGGATCGGGCAAGTCGACACTGCTCAAGACGATCAACCGCCTCGTCGAGCCCGATCGCGGCACGGTGTCGATCGACCGCCGGCCGGTGGGCGAAGGGCCGGCTTTCCGGCTGCGGCGGCGGATCGGCTATGTCTTCCAGAATGTCGGGCTGTTCCCGCACATGAGCGTCGCCGAGAATATCGCGATCGGGCTGCGCATCGAAGGGCGGGCCGCAGCCGATGCGGAGATCGCAGCCGCGCTCGACCGCGTCGGGCTGGATGCGGCGATGGCGGCGCGGATGCCCGATCAGCTTTCCGGCGGCCAGCGCCAGCGCGTCGGCGTCGCGCGTGCGCTTGCCACCGCGCCCGGGCTGATGCTGATGGACGAACCGTTCGGCGCGCTCGATCCAGTCACGCGCGACCAGCTCGGCACCGTCTATCGCGCGCTGCACGAGCGGCTTCGCCTCACCACCATCCTCGTCACCCACGACATGGCGGAGGCGCTTCTGCTCGCCGATCGTGTGCTGGTGATGGCGCGCGGACGGATCGTCGCAGATGCGCTGCCCGCCGACCTGCTCGCCGGCCGTGCCGGTGCCGAGGCGGATGCGCTGGTCGCAGTGCCGCGTGCGCAAGCGGAACGGCTGCATGCGCTGCAGAATGAAGGCGCGGTCGGGCGTGGATAG
- a CDS encoding SDR family oxidoreductase, with the protein MTEGGATARRAIFISGGGSGIGRATARFFAARGWLVGLGDIDERGMAETEALLPDGSCSCHAMDVRVPAQWDRALAAFTALSGGRLDLLFNNAGIALAGTLDASSPEAIERLVQINISGVIHGARAGFPLLAATPGSALVNTGSAAGIYGMPGLAVYAASKFAVRGLTEALELEWAPRGVRVRSIMPSFIDTPLLDAGVAGSNATARDKVRAQGLEFTPVEQVAEAVWRVAEGNKVHLLVGKTARRLGFAARWAPGLLRRGARRR; encoded by the coding sequence ATGACAGAAGGCGGAGCGACCGCGCGCAGGGCGATCTTCATCAGCGGCGGCGGATCGGGCATCGGCCGCGCGACCGCGCGCTTCTTCGCCGCGCGCGGCTGGCTGGTGGGGCTGGGCGACATCGACGAACGGGGCATGGCCGAAACCGAGGCGCTGCTGCCCGATGGATCGTGCAGCTGCCACGCGATGGACGTGCGCGTGCCCGCGCAATGGGATCGCGCGCTCGCCGCTTTCACCGCGCTCTCCGGCGGACGGCTCGACCTGTTGTTCAACAATGCCGGCATCGCGCTGGCCGGCACGCTCGATGCGAGCAGCCCGGAGGCGATCGAGCGGCTGGTGCAGATCAACATATCGGGGGTGATCCATGGCGCGCGCGCCGGCTTTCCATTGCTCGCGGCGACGCCGGGCTCGGCACTCGTCAACACCGGCTCGGCGGCCGGGATCTACGGGATGCCGGGGCTGGCGGTCTATGCCGCGTCCAAATTCGCGGTGCGCGGGCTGACCGAGGCGCTCGAGCTCGAATGGGCCCCGCGCGGGGTGCGGGTGCGATCGATCATGCCGAGCTTCATCGATACGCCGTTGCTCGACGCCGGGGTCGCCGGCTCCAATGCGACCGCGCGCGACAAGGTCCGCGCGCAGGGGCTGGAGTTCACGCCCGTGGAGCAGGTCGCCGAGGCGGTGTGGCGCGTGGCGGAAGGCAACAAGGTGCATCTTCTGGTCGGCAAGACCGCTCGCCGCCTCGGCTTCGCGGCGCGCTGGGCGCCGGGCCTCTTGCGGCGCGGCGCGCGGCGGCGCTGA
- a CDS encoding PaaI family thioesterase produces the protein MRALPPYADLLGLSIAELRDGMPLLTMPFGEAVLGRPGFVHGGAIAGLLEMAAFAALHASLADEADVTVKPVNVSVDYLRGGREKITYALGHVSRLGRRIANVDVSAWQDDPGAPIATARMTMLLRRG, from the coding sequence ATGAGGGCGCTGCCACCCTATGCCGATCTGCTCGGGCTGAGCATCGCCGAGCTGCGCGACGGAATGCCGCTGTTGACGATGCCCTTCGGAGAGGCGGTGCTCGGCCGGCCCGGCTTCGTCCATGGCGGCGCGATCGCCGGGTTGCTGGAGATGGCGGCGTTCGCGGCATTGCACGCTTCGCTTGCGGACGAGGCGGACGTGACGGTGAAGCCGGTCAATGTCAGCGTCGATTATCTGCGGGGCGGCCGCGAGAAGATCACCTATGCGCTCGGCCATGTCTCCCGCCTCGGCCGGCGCATCGCCAATGTCGATGTCAGCGCCTGGCAGGACGACCCCGGCGCACCGATCGCCACGGCGCGGATGACGATGCTCCTGCGCCGGGGGTGA